A portion of the Avibacterium sp. 20-132 genome contains these proteins:
- the pmbA gene encoding metalloprotease PmbA, producing the protein MQQNSTALLKQQEQELREAVSYAIDIATKAGASAEVAVTKVNGLSVSTRLQEIENVEFNNDGALGISVYLGQQKGNASTSDLSPVAIKNAVEAALAIAKYTSPDDCAGLADRDLMAFEAPDLSLYHPAEIDVDQAAALALQVEKTALDYDERIVNSEGAAFNSHTGVRVYGNSYGMLQSYLSSRYSLSCSMIAVNNDQLERDYEYTVSRYPDKLENPAWVGENAAKKALSRLNPQKIATQEVPVIFLNDVATGLISHLTAAISGGSLYRKASFLLDALGKPILPDWFHISERPHLIGKLASSPFDSEGVRTRDREIIEQGILQTYLLTSYSGRKLGMQSTGHAGGIHNWQVTPNLQGGLPALLKEMGTGLLVTDLMGQGVNLVTGDYSRGASGFWVEKGEIQYPVAEITIAGLLPEMFKQIIAVADDVEHRSNIQTGSILLERMKVSGN; encoded by the coding sequence ATGCAACAAAATTCCACCGCACTTTTAAAACAGCAAGAGCAAGAATTACGCGAGGCTGTAAGTTATGCCATTGATATTGCAACAAAAGCTGGGGCTAGTGCTGAAGTTGCTGTGACCAAAGTGAATGGGCTTTCTGTTTCCACGCGTTTGCAAGAAATTGAAAATGTGGAATTTAATAATGATGGCGCATTGGGCATTTCGGTTTATTTAGGACAACAAAAAGGCAATGCTTCCACTTCGGATTTAAGCCCTGTGGCAATAAAAAATGCCGTGGAGGCAGCACTTGCCATTGCGAAATATACCTCACCTGATGATTGTGCCGGTTTGGCTGATCGCGATTTAATGGCGTTTGAGGCACCAGATTTATCTCTTTATCATCCTGCTGAAATTGATGTGGATCAGGCGGCTGCGTTAGCGTTACAGGTGGAAAAAACGGCGTTAGATTATGATGAACGCATTGTAAATAGTGAAGGCGCTGCTTTTAATTCTCATACAGGTGTGCGAGTTTATGGTAATAGTTATGGAATGTTACAAAGCTATTTGTCTAGCCGTTATTCCCTTTCTTGTTCAATGATCGCCGTTAACAATGATCAGCTTGAGCGTGATTACGAATATACGGTTTCGCGTTACCCCGATAAATTAGAAAATCCCGCTTGGGTGGGTGAAAATGCGGCGAAAAAAGCCTTATCGCGCCTCAATCCGCAAAAAATTGCGACTCAAGAAGTGCCAGTGATCTTTCTAAATGATGTCGCCACAGGGCTGATTAGCCATTTAACGGCGGCGATTAGTGGTGGCAGTTTATATCGCAAAGCGAGCTTTTTGTTAGATGCTTTAGGAAAACCTATTTTGCCAGATTGGTTTCACATTAGTGAGCGCCCACATTTAATCGGTAAATTGGCCTCCTCTCCTTTTGATAGTGAGGGGGTGCGAACCCGAGATAGGGAAATCATTGAGCAAGGTATTTTGCAAACTTATTTATTAACCAGTTACAGTGGACGAAAACTTGGTATGCAAAGTACAGGACACGCTGGCGGTATTCATAATTGGCAAGTAACTCCGAATTTGCAAGGTGGTTTACCTGCACTCTTGAAAGAAATGGGAACAGGTTTACTTGTTACGGATTTAATGGGGCAAGGGGTAAATTTAGTCACGGGTGATTACTCTCGTGGCGCATCAGGTTTTTGGGTTGAAAAGGGGGAAATTCAGTATCCTGTGGCAGAAATTACTATTGCTGGCTTGCTCCCTGAAATGTTTAAGCAAATTATCGCAGTGGCAGATGATGTGGAACACCGCTCTAATATTCAAACAGGGTCGATTTTGTTAGAAAGAATGAAAGTATCAGGAAATTAA
- a CDS encoding DUF5339 domain-containing protein: protein MKGMMLVATLAVTALMSVSISAAPQQTEKNILPQQCAKLFKETENLIAEAEKQPGTHTQLNKIKSKLNQSKKQILEMELATQMKSCDAALARLASKQQNTL, encoded by the coding sequence ATGAAGGGAATGATGTTGGTAGCAACACTGGCTGTAACCGCATTGATGAGCGTTTCAATTTCAGCAGCGCCACAACAAACAGAAAAAAATATCCTCCCTCAGCAATGCGCTAAACTCTTCAAAGAAACAGAAAACCTCATTGCTGAAGCGGAAAAACAACCGGGTACACACACTCAGTTGAATAAAATTAAGAGTAAACTAAATCAAAGTAAAAAGCAGATCCTTGAAATGGAACTTGCAACCCAAATGAAAAGTTGTGATGCGGCACTAGCGAGACTTGCCTCTAAACAACAAAATACACTTTAA
- the hflC gene encoding protease modulator HflC, with protein sequence MRKILTPVLLVLLAVIYSSLVIVDEGTRGIMLRFGKVHRDSDNKVVVYEPGLHFKIPFIDSMKVLDARIRTLDGAPDRFVTVEKKDLLVDSYVKWRISDFGRFFTATGGGDYTQASNLLRRKVNDRLRSEVGSRTIKDIVSGTRGELMVGARKALNTGQDSTSELGIEVVDVRVKQINLPDEVSSSIYQRMRAERDAVAREHRSQGKEKAAFIQADVDRKVTVILATANKTAQELRGNGDATAAKLYADAFAQEPEFYSFVRSMKAYEKSFAESNNMLILKPDSDFFRFMQAPKK encoded by the coding sequence ATGCGTAAGATTTTAACCCCTGTTTTACTGGTATTGCTCGCGGTGATTTATTCTAGCCTTGTGATTGTTGATGAAGGCACGCGTGGTATTATGTTGCGTTTCGGCAAGGTTCATCGTGATTCAGACAATAAAGTGGTTGTCTATGAACCGGGTTTACATTTCAAAATCCCCTTTATTGATTCAATGAAAGTGTTAGATGCCCGCATTCGCACCCTTGATGGTGCGCCAGATCGCTTTGTTACCGTTGAGAAAAAAGATCTTTTAGTGGATTCTTATGTGAAATGGCGAATCAGTGATTTCGGCCGTTTCTTCACAGCAACAGGTGGCGGGGATTATACACAAGCCTCTAATTTACTACGCCGTAAAGTGAATGACCGTTTACGTTCTGAAGTGGGTTCACGCACCATTAAAGACATTGTATCAGGCACACGCGGCGAATTAATGGTTGGCGCACGCAAAGCCTTGAATACAGGGCAAGATAGCACCTCAGAATTAGGTATCGAAGTAGTAGATGTGCGGGTAAAACAAATCAATCTACCTGATGAAGTGTCTTCCTCAATTTACCAACGTATGCGTGCGGAGCGTGATGCAGTGGCTCGTGAGCATCGTTCACAAGGTAAAGAAAAAGCTGCCTTTATTCAGGCTGATGTAGATCGTAAAGTTACCGTTATTTTAGCCACAGCCAATAAAACAGCACAAGAATTACGAGGCAATGGCGATGCGACAGCCGCTAAATTATATGCTGATGCTTTCGCACAAGAACCTGAATTTTACAGCTTTGTGCGTAGTATGAAAGCCTACGAAAAAAGTTTTGCAGAATCAAACAATATGCTGATTCTCAAACCAGACAGCGACTTCTTCCGCTTTATGCAAGCGCCGAAGAAATAG
- the htpG gene encoding molecular chaperone HtpG translates to MNKNQETRGFQSEVKQLLQLMIHSLYSNKEIFLRELISNASDAADKLRFKALSAPELYEGEGDLKVRISFNEEKGTITISDNGIGMTREQVIDHLGTIAKSGTKEFLSALGADQAKDSQLIGQFGVGFYSAFIVADKVTVKTRAAGAPADQGVLWESTGEGEYTVENIEKKDRGTEITLHLREEDKGFANAWRLREIISKYSDHIGLPVEILTQEYDDEGKETGVKWEKINKAQALWTRAKGDISDEEYKEFYKHLSHDFADPLLWAHNKVEGNQEYTSLLYVPSKAPWDLFNRDHKQGLKLYVQRVFIMDDAEQFMPNYLRFMRGLIDSNDLPLNVSREILQDNKVTAALRKALTKRSLQMLEKLAKDNPEQYLQFWKEFGLVLKEGVAEDFANREQIARLYRFASTHNDSNEQTVSLDDYVSRMKEGQKAIYYITADSYIAAKNSPHLELFNKKGIEVLLLSDRIDEWMLSYLTEFDGKPLQPITKSDLDLGDLADQEQEEQKAQDQAFGSFIERVTTLLGDRVKAVRLTHRLTDTPAVVSTDNDQMTTQMAKLFAMSGQPVPEVKYTFELNPDHHLVKKVADMADEEQFANWIELLLEQAMFAERGSLENPTAFIKRVNELLSK, encoded by the coding sequence ATGAACAAAAATCAAGAAACCCGTGGATTTCAGTCTGAAGTTAAACAATTGCTTCAATTAATGATCCACTCACTTTATTCCAATAAAGAAATCTTTTTACGTGAGCTAATTTCAAATGCTTCTGATGCAGCGGACAAGTTGCGCTTTAAAGCCCTTTCTGCTCCTGAACTGTATGAGGGCGAAGGTGATTTAAAAGTACGTATCAGCTTTAATGAGGAAAAAGGCACGATCACCATTAGCGATAATGGCATTGGAATGACACGCGAGCAAGTTATCGACCATTTAGGTACAATTGCCAAATCAGGTACGAAAGAATTTTTGAGCGCACTGGGGGCTGATCAAGCTAAAGATAGCCAGCTTATTGGACAGTTTGGTGTAGGGTTCTATTCAGCCTTTATTGTGGCGGATAAAGTTACGGTGAAAACCCGTGCTGCGGGCGCGCCTGCCGATCAAGGCGTGTTATGGGAATCCACTGGTGAAGGTGAATATACCGTTGAAAATATTGAGAAAAAAGATCGTGGCACCGAGATTACTTTACACTTACGCGAGGAAGATAAAGGGTTTGCCAATGCGTGGCGTTTGCGTGAAATCATCAGCAAATATTCTGATCATATCGGCTTGCCAGTAGAAATTTTAACGCAAGAATATGATGATGAAGGCAAAGAAACGGGCGTAAAATGGGAAAAAATTAACAAAGCGCAAGCACTTTGGACACGAGCAAAAGGCGATATTTCTGATGAGGAATATAAGGAATTTTATAAGCATTTAAGCCACGACTTTGCTGATCCGCTTTTATGGGCGCACAATAAAGTGGAAGGCAATCAAGAATATACGAGCCTGCTTTATGTGCCATCTAAAGCCCCTTGGGATCTGTTCAACCGTGATCATAAACAGGGCTTGAAGCTCTATGTGCAACGTGTATTTATTATGGACGATGCAGAACAATTTATGCCGAACTATCTGCGTTTTATGCGTGGTTTAATTGACAGCAATGATTTACCGCTTAACGTATCTCGCGAAATTTTGCAAGATAACAAAGTTACCGCAGCCTTACGTAAAGCGCTCACCAAGCGTTCATTACAAATGCTAGAAAAATTAGCAAAAGACAACCCAGAGCAATACTTACAATTCTGGAAAGAATTTGGTTTGGTGTTAAAAGAAGGGGTTGCAGAAGATTTTGCTAATCGTGAGCAAATTGCGCGCTTGTATCGCTTTGCTTCAACACATAATGATAGCAACGAGCAAACCGTTTCTTTAGATGATTATGTTTCACGAATGAAAGAAGGGCAAAAAGCCATTTATTACATCACCGCAGATAGCTATATTGCTGCGAAAAATAGCCCGCACTTAGAGCTATTTAATAAGAAAGGCATTGAAGTCTTATTGCTTTCTGATCGTATTGATGAATGGATGCTTAGCTATCTCACTGAATTTGATGGTAAACCATTGCAACCAATCACAAAATCCGATCTTGATTTAGGTGATTTGGCTGACCAAGAACAGGAAGAGCAAAAAGCCCAAGATCAAGCCTTTGGGTCTTTTATTGAACGAGTAACCACCTTATTAGGGGATCGCGTAAAAGCGGTGCGTTTAACCCATCGTTTAACAGACACCCCTGCTGTGGTATCAACGGACAATGATCAAATGACTACCCAAATGGCAAAATTGTTTGCGATGAGCGGTCAGCCTGTACCTGAAGTGAAATATACGTTCGAGTTAAATCCAGATCATCATTTAGTGAAAAAAGTCGCTGATATGGCAGATGAAGAACAATTTGCAAACTGGATTGAGTTACTGCTTGAGCAAGCGATGTTTGCGGAACGTGGTTCATTAGAAAACCCAACGGCATTCATTAAACGTGTAAATGAGTTGTTATCTAAATAA
- the hpt gene encoding hypoxanthine phosphoribosyltransferase, whose amino-acid sequence MKKHYVDVMISEQDVRTRIGELGREITQYYHQQQVEKLIVVGLLRGSFMFMADLVREIDLPVEVEFMTTTSYGSGMTTNHDVKISKDLDGDIRNEQVLVVEDIIDTGYTLQKVREMLKLRDPASLRICTLLDKPSRREVEVPVDWVGFTIPDEFVVGYGIDYAQRYRNLGYIGKVVLQEE is encoded by the coding sequence ATGAAAAAACACTATGTAGATGTGATGATTTCGGAACAAGATGTGCGTACTAGAATTGGTGAATTGGGGCGCGAGATTACTCAATATTACCATCAGCAACAAGTGGAAAAGTTGATTGTGGTTGGTTTGCTACGTGGCTCATTTATGTTTATGGCTGATTTGGTACGTGAAATTGATTTACCTGTGGAAGTAGAATTTATGACCACGACAAGCTATGGTAGTGGAATGACAACCAATCACGATGTGAAAATTAGCAAGGATCTTGATGGCGATATTCGTAACGAACAGGTTCTCGTTGTAGAAGATATTATTGATACCGGTTACACCCTGCAAAAAGTGCGTGAAATGCTAAAACTGCGTGATCCTGCGTCATTACGTATCTGTACGCTATTGGATAAACCTTCACGCCGTGAAGTGGAAGTGCCAGTAGATTGGGTGGGGTTCACTATTCCTGATGAGTTTGTTGTGGGCTATGGCATTGATTATGCACAACGTTATCGGAATTTGGGCTATATTGGCAAAGTGGTTTTGCAGGAAGAATAA
- a CDS encoding anaerobic C4-dicarboxylate transporter has protein sequence MLYLEFLFLLLMLYIGSRYGGIGLGVVSGIGLAIEVFVLRMPVGKAPISVMLIILAVVTCASVLEAAGGLKFMLQVAERILRNNPKRVTLLGPIVTYLMTFMLGTGHSVYSIMPIIGDVALKNKIRPERPMAAASVASQLAITSSPLSAAVVYYLGKITELPGFEHISLLDIICVTVPATFAGTIALALYSMRRGKELEQDPEYQRRLQDPIWRERILNTTSTTLNEELPPAAKQSVYLFILSLIVIVCIAMFPEVRTIGEGTKVISMSIIIQMMMLCFGGIILLVTKTNPQIVPNGVVFKSGMVAAIAIFGIAWMSDTYFQYAMPQFKAGITEMVKAYPWTFAFALFAVSVVINSQAATAVMMLPVGIGLGLPAPLLVGLMPATYGYFFIPNYPSDIATVNFDVTGTTKIGKYYFNHSFMMPGLIGVVVACMVGYVIAEIVIR, from the coding sequence ATGCTTTATTTAGAATTTTTATTTCTACTTTTAATGCTTTATATCGGTAGCCGTTATGGCGGGATTGGTCTTGGTGTTGTTTCAGGAATAGGTCTTGCCATTGAGGTTTTTGTATTACGAATGCCCGTAGGGAAAGCGCCTATCAGTGTAATGCTAATCATCTTAGCGGTTGTTACTTGTGCTTCTGTATTAGAAGCCGCGGGTGGGTTAAAATTTATGTTACAAGTGGCAGAGCGAATTTTGCGTAATAACCCTAAGCGCGTTACGCTACTTGGGCCAATCGTCACTTATTTGATGACCTTTATGCTTGGTACAGGCCATTCCGTGTATTCTATTATGCCAATTATTGGTGATGTTGCGCTAAAAAATAAAATTCGTCCAGAAAGACCAATGGCTGCAGCCTCTGTTGCCTCTCAGTTAGCGATTACATCAAGCCCACTTTCTGCGGCAGTGGTATATTATCTAGGTAAAATTACGGAATTACCGGGATTTGAGCATATTAGTTTATTGGATATTATTTGTGTTACTGTTCCTGCTACGTTTGCCGGTACGATTGCACTTGCGTTATATAGTATGCGTCGTGGCAAAGAATTAGAACAAGATCCAGAATATCAACGCCGTTTACAAGATCCTATTTGGCGTGAACGTATTTTAAATACAACAAGCACTACATTGAATGAAGAATTACCACCCGCAGCGAAACAGTCTGTTTATCTTTTCATTCTTTCACTTATTGTGATTGTTTGTATCGCAATGTTCCCAGAAGTACGTACTATCGGCGAGGGGACAAAAGTCATTTCAATGTCTATCATTATTCAAATGATGATGCTATGTTTCGGTGGGATTATTCTCTTAGTAACAAAAACCAACCCGCAAATTGTGCCTAATGGTGTGGTTTTTAAATCAGGAATGGTTGCGGCAATTGCGATTTTTGGGATTGCGTGGATGAGCGATACATATTTCCAATATGCTATGCCACAATTTAAAGCGGGCATTACTGAAATGGTAAAAGCCTACCCTTGGACATTTGCTTTCGCCTTGTTTGCTGTTTCTGTTGTGATTAACAGTCAAGCCGCTACGGCAGTAATGATGTTGCCTGTTGGTATTGGTTTAGGTTTACCAGCACCGCTACTGGTTGGTTTGATGCCGGCAACTTACGGTTATTTCTTCATTCCAAATTATCCGTCAGATATTGCAACCGTGAACTTTGACGTAACAGGAACAACCAAAATTGGTAAATACTATTTCAATCACAGCTTTATGATGCCGGGCTTAATTGGCGTGGTTGTCGCTTGTATGGTTGGTTATGTCATCGCAGAAATTGTGATTAGATAA
- the hflK gene encoding FtsH protease activity modulator HflK yields MSLNGSDQDPWGKPGNNPNQSDNKANPNDQWDKRNKQEQSPPDLEEVFSNLLKKLGGGQNGGNHHGGKGASFGLGKLLPIAAVIGVIVWGVSGFYTVKEAERGVVLRFGELEKIVQPGLNWRPTFVDKVIPVNVEQVKELKTQGAMLTRDENMVKVEMTVQYRVSDPAKYLFSVTNADDSLNQATDSALRYVIGHMSMDDILTTGRSIVREDTWKALNGIIQPYDMGLEVLDVNFQSARPPEEVKAAFDDAIKAQEDEQRYIREAEAYAREQEPIARGNAQRIIEEATAYKDQVVLNAQGEVERFQRLLPEFKAAPQLLRDRLYIQTMEKVMANTPKVLLDSNSNNLSVLPLDKILSQKNSEKSTAPNSSNSQSAVKNQEIYSDTRRFSNSENDQQSSENRQGRFN; encoded by the coding sequence ATGTCCTTAAATGGTTCAGATCAAGATCCTTGGGGAAAACCGGGGAATAACCCAAATCAATCGGATAACAAAGCCAATCCGAATGACCAATGGGATAAGCGCAATAAGCAAGAACAATCCCCACCTGACCTTGAAGAAGTCTTTAGTAATTTATTGAAAAAACTTGGCGGTGGTCAAAATGGTGGTAACCATCACGGCGGTAAAGGTGCCTCTTTTGGCTTAGGTAAATTATTACCTATTGCCGCAGTAATTGGGGTGATTGTTTGGGGCGTGAGTGGGTTTTATACCGTGAAAGAAGCGGAACGAGGTGTTGTGCTACGCTTTGGCGAATTGGAAAAAATCGTCCAACCGGGTTTGAACTGGAGACCGACTTTCGTGGATAAAGTCATTCCTGTCAATGTAGAACAAGTGAAAGAATTGAAAACTCAAGGTGCAATGCTTACCCGCGATGAAAATATGGTGAAAGTAGAAATGACCGTACAATATCGTGTGAGTGATCCAGCGAAATATTTATTCAGCGTGACCAATGCTGACGATAGCTTAAACCAAGCTACCGACAGTGCCTTGCGTTATGTGATCGGACATATGTCAATGGATGATATTTTAACCACTGGGCGTTCAATTGTGCGTGAAGACACTTGGAAAGCCTTAAATGGCATTATTCAGCCTTATGATATGGGACTAGAAGTGCTTGATGTAAACTTCCAATCAGCCCGTCCGCCAGAAGAAGTCAAAGCGGCGTTTGATGATGCGATTAAAGCACAAGAAGATGAACAGCGCTACATTCGTGAAGCTGAGGCTTATGCCCGTGAGCAAGAGCCTATCGCGCGTGGTAATGCGCAACGTATTATCGAAGAAGCTACTGCCTATAAAGATCAAGTGGTGTTAAATGCGCAAGGGGAAGTAGAACGTTTCCAGCGTCTCTTACCTGAATTTAAAGCAGCACCGCAATTATTGCGTGATCGCTTATATATTCAAACAATGGAAAAAGTGATGGCAAACACGCCGAAAGTCTTGCTAGATAGCAACAGCAATAATTTAAGTGTGTTACCGTTGGATAAAATTTTATCGCAAAAAAATAGCGAAAAAAGCACCGCACCTAATTCATCAAATTCACAAAGTGCGGTGAAAAATCAGGAAATTTATTCCGATACTCGCCGTTTTTCCAACAGTGAGAACGATCAACAATCATCTGAAAACCGCCAAGGGAGATTTAACTAA
- the yjgA gene encoding ribosome biogenesis factor YjgA has protein sequence MAKRKKEQFDWEDDEQEEIIWVSKSEIKRDAEALKQLGEKLVNLTKTNLEKIPLEENILDAIELAQRLQKEAKRRQLQYIGKLLRQIDTTAIQEALDKIENKHNHQQALLHKLELLRDELIIKGDEVLGDLLNDYPNADRQHLRNLIRTAQKEKAQNKPPKAYRELFQYLKELAIEE, from the coding sequence ATGGCAAAACGTAAGAAAGAACAATTTGATTGGGAAGATGACGAACAAGAAGAGATTATTTGGGTAAGTAAAAGTGAAATAAAACGCGACGCAGAAGCGTTAAAACAGCTTGGTGAAAAATTAGTTAATCTGACTAAAACAAACTTGGAAAAAATACCACTGGAAGAAAATATTCTTGATGCGATTGAACTTGCCCAACGTTTACAAAAAGAAGCCAAGCGTCGCCAATTACAATATATTGGCAAACTGCTACGCCAGATTGATACCACGGCTATTCAAGAAGCGTTGGATAAAATAGAAAATAAGCACAACCATCAACAAGCCTTACTGCACAAATTAGAATTATTGCGTGATGAACTTATCATCAAAGGGGATGAGGTATTAGGCGACTTACTGAATGATTATCCTAATGCAGATCGCCAGCATTTGCGTAACTTAATCCGTACAGCCCAAAAAGAAAAAGCACAAAACAAACCACCAAAAGCCTATCGTGAACTCTTTCAATACTTAAAAGAATTAGCGATTGAGGAATAA
- a CDS encoding cytochrome ubiquinol oxidase subunit I, whose amino-acid sequence MLDVVELSRLQFALTALYHFLFVPLTLGLSFVLVIMETLYVATGKEVYKDMTKFWGKLFGINFALGVTTGITMEFQFGTNWSYYSHYVGDIFGAPLAIEALLAFFLESTFVGLFFFGWDRLSKGKHLLATYCVAFGSNLSAMWILVANGWMQSPIGSEFNFETMRMEMTSFMELWLNPVAQSKFLHTLSAGYVSGAFFVLAISAYYILKGRDIGFAKRSFSVASVFGMIAVVSVLIMGDESGYEIGQKQPMKLAAMEGEWHTEPAPASWNAIVIPNQAEKRNDFALQIPYAAGIIVTRSFDKTFAGINDIVEKNEQRVRQGMIAYDLLEKLRAEKKATGQVNEETKAQFNAVRNDLGYGLLLKRYTDKVVDATEEQIKQAVADTVPKVGPTFWSFRVMMASGGLILLLMLAAVVQNVRKTVGRSPLLLKAILWGLPLPWFAIESGWFLAEYGRQPWAVYDMLPVGVAASNLTKGDLWFSIGLICALYTIFLVVEMYLMFKYARLGPSALKTGRYYFEQSSK is encoded by the coding sequence ATGTTAGACGTTGTTGAACTCTCTAGATTGCAGTTTGCTTTAACTGCGTTATATCACTTTTTGTTTGTGCCATTAACGTTAGGTTTATCTTTTGTTCTGGTAATAATGGAAACCTTATACGTGGCAACAGGCAAAGAAGTTTACAAAGATATGACAAAATTCTGGGGTAAGTTATTTGGTATTAACTTTGCTCTTGGGGTAACAACTGGTATTACAATGGAATTCCAGTTTGGGACTAACTGGTCATATTATTCCCACTATGTAGGCGACATTTTTGGTGCGCCATTGGCAATTGAAGCACTCTTAGCCTTCTTCTTAGAATCCACGTTTGTCGGATTATTTTTCTTTGGTTGGGATCGTTTATCAAAAGGTAAGCATTTACTTGCAACTTACTGTGTTGCCTTTGGGTCTAACCTCTCTGCAATGTGGATCTTAGTAGCAAATGGTTGGATGCAATCTCCTATTGGTTCAGAATTTAATTTTGAAACAATGCGAATGGAAATGACCAGCTTTATGGAACTTTGGTTGAACCCTGTTGCACAAAGTAAATTCTTACATACTTTATCAGCTGGCTATGTATCTGGTGCATTCTTTGTGTTAGCTATTAGTGCCTATTACATCTTAAAAGGTCGTGATATTGGCTTTGCGAAGCGTTCTTTCTCTGTCGCATCGGTATTCGGTATGATTGCCGTTGTGTCGGTGTTAATTATGGGTGATGAATCTGGTTATGAAATTGGTCAAAAACAACCAATGAAATTAGCTGCGATGGAAGGGGAATGGCATACTGAACCGGCTCCAGCAAGTTGGAATGCAATTGTTATTCCAAACCAAGCTGAAAAACGCAATGATTTTGCCTTACAAATTCCTTATGCTGCTGGAATTATCGTAACCCGCTCTTTTGATAAAACCTTTGCAGGGATCAATGACATCGTTGAGAAAAATGAACAACGTGTACGCCAAGGTATGATTGCTTATGATTTACTTGAGAAATTAAGAGCAGAGAAAAAGGCGACAGGCCAAGTTAATGAAGAAACCAAAGCACAATTCAATGCTGTACGTAATGATTTAGGCTATGGCTTATTGTTAAAACGTTATACAGATAAAGTGGTTGATGCGACAGAAGAACAAATCAAACAAGCTGTTGCAGATACAGTGCCAAAAGTTGGGCCAACGTTCTGGTCATTCCGTGTAATGATGGCATCAGGTGGTTTAATTCTCCTTCTAATGCTTGCTGCTGTCGTACAAAACGTACGTAAAACCGTTGGCCGTAGCCCATTATTGTTAAAAGCCATATTATGGGGACTTCCATTACCGTGGTTTGCAATTGAAAGTGGGTGGTTTTTAGCGGAATACGGTCGTCAGCCTTGGGCAGTTTATGATATGTTACCAGTTGGTGTAGCGGCCTCTAATTTGACTAAAGGCGATCTTTGGTTCTCAATTGGTTTAATTTGCGCACTTTACACAATCTTCTTAGTAGTAGAAATGTATTTAATGTTTAAATATGCTCGTCTTGGTCCGAGTGCATTAAAAACAGGTCGTTACTATTTTGAACAATCATCTAAATAA
- a CDS encoding 4'-phosphopantetheinyl transferase family protein: protein MSIFIAWGNIHQSYPFEQIPTALLTPKLRQTPPEQPRLLQRYRCRWVAHFLLWELLKTAKISTALLSQIAYSQSQRPYFPDPSIDFNISHSGDWVAVMLSVNEKASQKQSAVGIDIEFPQKARDYAALLGYFASEQEQQWFAKQPDKKNAFYRIWCLREALLKSQGVGIVKLSEVDHQADDLQLFSAHCPQGEAIFTQELPFYLSAFANETLAAAHYFYWNDKGLKQTELKQKIGYKVNPTLTDF from the coding sequence ATGAGCATTTTTATTGCGTGGGGAAATATTCATCAGTCTTATCCTTTCGAGCAAATTCCAACAGCATTACTCACGCCAAAATTGCGTCAAACACCGCCTGAACAACCGCGTTTGCTGCAACGTTATCGTTGCCGTTGGGTAGCACATTTTTTATTATGGGAGTTATTAAAAACAGCAAAAATTTCCACCGCACTTTTATCTCAGATTGCTTACAGCCAAAGCCAGAGACCTTATTTTCCTGACCCCTCGATTGATTTTAATATTAGCCATTCGGGAGATTGGGTGGCGGTGATGCTAAGCGTGAATGAAAAAGCAAGCCAAAAGCAAAGTGCGGTAGGAATTGATATTGAATTTCCGCAAAAAGCCCGAGATTATGCTGCCTTGCTTGGCTATTTTGCCTCAGAACAAGAACAGCAATGGTTTGCCAAACAGCCCGATAAAAAAAACGCCTTTTATCGCATTTGGTGTTTGCGTGAAGCACTGCTGAAATCTCAAGGAGTTGGCATTGTAAAATTGTCTGAAGTGGATCACCAAGCAGATGATTTGCAATTATTTTCTGCGCATTGCCCGCAAGGGGAAGCCATATTCACACAAGAATTGCCCTTTTATTTGTCCGCTTTTGCTAATGAAACGCTTGCCGCAGCGCATTATTTCTATTGGAATGACAAAGGGTTGAAACAAACCGAATTAAAGCAAAAAATTGGCTATAAAGTAAACCCCACTTTAACAGATTTTTGA
- a CDS encoding DUF5339 family protein: MKKFIVVISLLLSACSSVLNISQSDKLVNSCQTYFNILDENVATSTLPAETLQALQQDFAQYRKAFTQLSAEKQAQFCRARLARFQH; encoded by the coding sequence ATGAAAAAATTTATTGTCGTTATCAGCTTATTGCTATCTGCGTGTAGTTCGGTATTGAATATCAGTCAATCGGATAAATTAGTGAACAGTTGCCAAACCTATTTCAATATTTTAGATGAGAATGTTGCCACCTCCACCTTACCTGCGGAAACCTTGCAGGCATTGCAACAAGATTTTGCGCAATATCGCAAAGCATTTACTCAACTTTCTGCCGAGAAACAAGCGCAATTCTGCCGTGCGCGTTTAGCTCGTTTTCAGCATTAA